A genomic region of Streptosporangium lutulentum contains the following coding sequences:
- a CDS encoding histidine kinase — translation MKWARRLDGRGVADAATAVVLALLVGYAIVDPPGRSSWWPAWSAWPVAVVVSFPIVLRRRRPRAMLGLACAAGVLVTVTGAVAAGAIWVSFVPTVLVLYAVASTTSVVWSLAGLSACLFAAVTAVLIFYARVFPGLAPAGPPSELPQAWPIEIGVAGVLLAAGWGVGTAVRWKRDTTARLVRHLAEAAVADERRRIARELHDVIGHSMSLIAVKATVANHVADAHPQEARAALAVIEQTSRSTLTEIHRVLGLLRSDGDLQQAHLPVPGTADLPELAAHARSAGVEVDLTVREEAEIPPAVALSVYRIVQQALTNVVTHAAPTRCSVTVDIDDREAVIEVIDDGPRHGRPPRAGHGGHGLIGMRERVKMYGGTFSAGHRPEGGFRVSAHLPYDPNGTVT, via the coding sequence ATGAAGTGGGCTCGGCGGCTCGATGGAAGGGGCGTTGCCGACGCGGCGACGGCGGTCGTCCTGGCGCTGCTCGTCGGGTATGCCATCGTTGATCCGCCGGGTCGGTCGTCGTGGTGGCCCGCCTGGTCGGCGTGGCCGGTCGCGGTGGTCGTGAGCTTTCCGATCGTGCTCCGGCGGCGCCGGCCGCGGGCCATGCTCGGTCTCGCGTGCGCCGCGGGCGTGCTGGTGACCGTGACCGGTGCCGTCGCGGCGGGCGCGATCTGGGTGTCGTTCGTGCCGACCGTGCTCGTGCTGTACGCGGTGGCCTCCACCACCTCGGTCGTGTGGTCGCTGGCGGGCTTGTCGGCCTGCCTGTTCGCCGCGGTGACCGCGGTCCTGATCTTCTACGCGCGGGTGTTCCCCGGCCTCGCACCCGCGGGCCCGCCCAGTGAGCTGCCGCAGGCCTGGCCGATCGAGATCGGTGTGGCCGGTGTGCTGCTGGCCGCCGGCTGGGGCGTCGGAACGGCCGTCCGGTGGAAGCGTGACACGACCGCTCGCCTCGTCCGCCACCTCGCGGAGGCCGCGGTGGCCGACGAGCGCAGGCGCATCGCCCGGGAACTGCATGACGTCATCGGCCACAGCATGAGCCTGATCGCGGTCAAGGCCACCGTCGCCAACCACGTCGCCGACGCCCACCCGCAGGAGGCGCGCGCCGCGCTGGCCGTCATCGAGCAGACCAGCCGGAGCACGCTCACCGAGATCCACCGAGTGCTCGGCCTCCTGCGCTCCGACGGTGATCTGCAGCAGGCCCATCTGCCCGTTCCCGGTACGGCGGACCTGCCCGAACTGGCCGCCCACGCCCGCTCGGCCGGGGTCGAGGTGGACCTGACCGTCCGCGAGGAGGCCGAGATACCTCCCGCGGTCGCGTTGTCGGTGTATCGAATCGTGCAACAGGCCCTGACCAACGTCGTCACCCACGCGGCACCCACCCGCTGCTCGGTCACCGTGGACATCGACGATCGGGAAGCCGTGATCGAGGTCATCGACGACGGCCCCCGCCACGGCCGCCCGCCCCGGGCGGGCCACGGCGGACACGGCCTGATCGGCATGCGCGAACGAGTCAAGATGTACGGGGGCACGTTCAGCGCGGGGCACCGGCCCGAAGGGGGCTTTCGCGTGTCGGCTCACCTGCCCTACGACCCGAACGGCACCGTGACATGA
- a CDS encoding response regulator, with product MSVDAEPNTPPPVRVLLAEDQVLIRDSLKVLIDTTPGLVTVGEAGTGAEAVLLARRCRPDVVLMDVRMPDMDGIEATRRICADPAGAGIRVLILTTFDQDEYVYASLRAGASGFLIKSATAAELLAAIRVVASGEALLAPTVTRRLVAEFLRRPHSFPAARDLGDITRRERDVLTLVGRGMSNSEIAEHLHLTVGTVKTHIGRLLAKLHARDRAQLVIAAYEGGLVTGPSSQ from the coding sequence ATGAGCGTCGACGCCGAACCGAACACCCCACCACCCGTCCGGGTCCTGCTCGCCGAGGACCAGGTGTTGATCCGCGACAGCCTCAAGGTACTGATCGACACCACACCGGGGCTGGTCACCGTGGGCGAGGCCGGCACCGGCGCCGAAGCGGTGCTCCTGGCCCGCCGGTGCCGGCCCGACGTCGTCCTCATGGACGTGCGCATGCCGGACATGGACGGCATCGAGGCGACCAGGCGTATCTGCGCCGATCCGGCCGGTGCGGGCATCCGCGTCCTGATCCTCACCACGTTCGATCAGGACGAATACGTGTACGCGTCGCTCAGGGCCGGCGCCAGCGGATTCCTCATCAAGAGCGCGACGGCGGCCGAGCTCCTGGCCGCCATCCGGGTCGTCGCCTCCGGCGAAGCGCTGCTCGCGCCCACCGTCACCCGCCGGCTCGTCGCCGAATTCCTGCGACGCCCCCACTCCTTCCCGGCCGCGCGAGACCTCGGCGACATCACCCGGCGTGAGCGCGACGTGCTCACCCTCGTCGGCAGGGGAATGTCCAACTCCGAGATCGCCGAGCACCTGCACCTCACCGTCGGCACGGTCAAGACCCACATCGGCCGCCTCCTGGCCAAACTGCACGCCCGCGACCGGGCCCAGCTCGTCATCGCCGCCTACGAAGGCGGGCTGGTCACCGGCCCGTCGTCACAGTGA